ttccccatgcGCCTGCAAGGAGACAACGAGGCCCCAGCACCATTgggacaacatgtcttctcctaggcctcagtggcagagacaactgccatggccaaggggacagagacctccGTTGTgttggtgccttccagccttgccagcaccctttgccatctcaaccacaggctgttctacatggtcctacacctgcccctctttccctgcaggctgtagacacccatctctcttccccacctgctctcaccccagcatttctgtaccttcactgatgtgtctgcaccttcactggctgttctttggaacacaaaccatgggctgatccagctccctctgggtgacctcttgcaccacggcactgcccttctagggacatttcttcctcctgctgtccAGTCTCtaccttccaagttgcactttgtgacttttttctctctcctgctctttcccattaCCAAGGAAACCTCAATCATTCCAGAACTTACCCTTCAAGCAGGGAGTCCTgcctgttagtcttcttgtggtctttcagCTGCCCAGGAGAAGgaacctcaccatgagctcctAAATCCCAAGACTGATGCTGGcgtttcagcttctctgatagacacaaccatgttcctgctgctgtcccatcatgtacttgggtgggatggacatgacaacccttctccaaggcctcttcctgggtagagCCTGTGGGCACTTTGGAAGAGATACCTTCCCAGGTGACACTAGTAACTGGCTGCacagaggactttgtaccactgatgatatttgggcttcatGGTTCACCCAGCTTCCCACTCAGCATCCACTTCTTCAGCCCAGTCAGCACCACTCTGGCcagaaggagaccatgtctgacGTCTTGCAAActccctgtacacaacatgcctttctttcccttgcacattttggttcagcaatcccttccttgtccttcacattcctagaaatggctgcaggaggacgtgtcccatccccttcccagggataGAGGTAGGCTGgccagcctgtaattctcccagttcttgTTACTGCTCTTCacgaagatgggtttgaggtttgCCTCTTCCAAGGATCCCAGAACTTCTGATTTTACTGTTCTCATGAGAGCACAATCCCGCATCATGGTCAAaggtgacgtagcagacagcagcacttgcaatttgcctgtccaaggcagctgagatgagtcacactgggccagtggggtttgttcctggagtcacacgcacaaatgtcagggttctgtcaggtgccCATCTCtcagctggcctcatggactccttatgcacccagggatgctcatagacagagtctgtccctttcacacacagaggcaggagtcacagtgtctctctggcctcctgttgccactcccaagggacaggagacacctcagccctgtggtgtgtccccctgctctgcactcatctgagatgtcccacgtcatgaggaatggacatggggacctcagttcaaggaagcacatcccagtgctgcattcaggtggtttcccatgggctgttattCCCAACATGATGTGACCTTGAGAGACTGTCTGTCTCAGAGGCCTTCAAGGCACTCCAAagaatagctgatggcatttctgctcacgtacatgatgtgcatgctctcttctcctctgtacaatgcaaacatggactgctgacctgctcattcaggaacaaattctccaagctggtgtgacagcccagggctggaaatggtggctgtgagggccagtccatgacaattgccctggggcagcttccacggggtgtccagtgcacaggggcagagcccagaccctgctctgctggtcctgcaggtctctggcaggaggcctggctgtgagaggacactgctgaatgccccaaacctgcaggcctacagtttttcactttttcaatCTGTCAGTCACTGTAATGGgaatgttcttgagagaaactttgtaGGAAGAgataaaccttcaggccctgtccataggagatcaccttgccagctggaaaggctgttctgaggccagctctgtcactcaagtgcccattgcctgtccctgcctgcgctcacaggactcacacagagcaggacggtgaccaggctgccagagcactcgggccttgcaccaacacaagggatgagaaggagagtgtgggagtggaacgagaacagctctggaaggccaagcgctggtgctccctggcagtgctgccaggctggactcttttcccctcctcccatgcacacaggaattTTCCCTGAACCTCCAAAAAGGCCTTagaggaaggatatagtgaaaaacaagttactacaggaatgtttattttgtttaggaGACAAGACGAgcacggctcctcatttacacaggcAGTGgctataaaagaaaagcagagagagaattagAATGGGcatgacaacattatcacaataaaaaaccaaaaaaccaaccaataacagaaaatgcagatgaCAGGCTGGGCCTGCAATTAGCTACATTAAAAGTcttatgtagaagcagatgggcagtttattgcttcagaaaacaataagatatgagtttccacagggcatccttgagctcctggttcctcatgctgtagatgagggggttcactgctggaggcaccactgtgTACAggacagacaccaccagatccagggatggggaagagatggaggggggcttcaggtagacAAACATGGTGGtgatgacaaacagggagaccacggccaggtgagggaggcacgtggaaaaggctttgtgccgtccctgctcagaggggatcctcagcacggccctgaagatctgcacataggacaccacaatgaaaacaaaacagccaaaagttaaacagacactaactacaagaagccaaacttccctgatgtaggcatctgagcaggagagcttgaggatctgggggatttcacagaagaactggtccagggcattgcccttgcagagcggcaATGAAAATGTACTGACCGcatgcagcagagcagtgagaaacccagtggcccaggcagctgctgccatgtggacacaagctctgctgcccaggagggtcccatagtgcaggggtttgcagatggcaacgtagcggtcgtaggacatgatggtaAGCATAGAATACTCTGCTGTGAACAAGAAGATAGAGAAAAagatctgtgcagcacatcctgcgtaggagatggccctggtgtcccagagggagtTTGCCGTAGATTTGGGgagaatggtggagatggagcccaggtcgaggagggcgaggttgagcaggaagaagtacatgggggtgtgcaggtgctggtcacaggctgcggtggtgatgatgaggccgttgcccaggagggcagccaggtagatgcccaggaagagccagaagtgcaagagctgcagctcccgtgtgtctgtgaatgccaggaggaggaactgggtgatggagctgctgttggacatttgctgcctctgggcatggACACTGTCAGAGGAGGTAATGAAAATAACacgttaggggagacttctctgagcaaaatcaaagccatttctcacacaccctcccctgctccacaccccttgtcctttcccagaccttccttcagctccgtggctgagccctgggtggtgctggctggaggtgccgtgaggagcagggcctgtgcccgctggctgcccaggagtcagccctgctctgcagcaggggtcatggaatggggggcaggggccagtcctggggttcaaagttgtcaccTGAAACTGCTGATGCTGAAGAAgagcctgtcagcatctgcactatcaccaagaatgaaacaggacggtaaaatgaaatttgaaatgtttgggttttttaaagcttcacagaatcacagaatgttaggcaGTGGAAcggaccttgaaagatcatctagtccaatcctgaaattcccctggagagtgttcttgggtgtcataaaccctcagcatttctcctgcattcagggagaacagagcaagtcctgcaaggcaagagaatgcctgtgggtcagtgcagagtgagggcagctgctctgtacctctgtcttgctccagctgccctgggctggcaccttgctgagatggaggctgatcacactgccatgtttccatgaaaagccaccaggcactgctgagaccagaggtttgcaggttggaaaaaaggacaggtcagactaaagctgatgggttcagcagatgtggtgctgctgctgtccatgggcagaggagtgggtgaagggatgttctgaggcttctggcagatatGCTGATTAatcagagttgcagttcaggagtctcagtgacttgttaaaacttgagagctcattttgcattttttatcctttcctacacCTGCCTTTCCACTAGCCTTGgaataggaaactgaaaggacagacatGGGAAAGCTTCTTATCTTAAGAGTAATATCTGTAaccaagcagcagaaggaccctccCCTGccaggggtcgctccttccccccacagcttctcccctcagtgttgctgggatctccccgggcaggctgagcgctgaccctggcaggcggcagagtccctgccccggcacagccctggggtgcagggactctgctctgcaggacagccctgggcacccctgcctgcacatttgcatttacaccccacagccatccttgggagaatgcagcattcatgtcttgtcactctgacagtgcagaaggcaatcactgctctgcagcacatcctcctcctctgatcagagaatctctgagagttgtacttacatctcttgcaggctctgcaatgtgacagctttctgagatcctaccaagatttgcagatgcatgccctgcagccacaggcttaatatctgtgaagatttttctccaatgagctctcatctgtcctcccactccagactgtgtttcccctctctgtgcctggctcctgtcccctcggtgctgcaggcagagccctcagccctgctgcgctttgcagaggagctgctcctgggcagagctgtctctctgcagcactgccgcttgccatgagctccctctgtcccaggagcccagcccagctcagcagcacaggagcagcccatgatgtcccttcctctggcccctctgggctccctccagtagtccctggggctccaggggcacgTTCTTTGAgacaacctcaagtaatcacTGATCTTGATCCTCTCTCgtctgcagagacacttctttccagcattgtgttctttgtattaaaaaataaattggtatgagaatcatcttttcttgtcccaggcagagctgactcaagcggggacgcaggccCTgttaagttcagccctgctggaagatcactgggcctgctgagcttccctgtatttcaaggcttcaggcaggcgcagcctcctgctctttctcacaacaaagcaggaatctcagacatagtgataaggttcctagagtttctcacaggcctatgttatctaacacagacgttctactcatcaagcacacgaggtcagtaaaacaattagcgtgatgtatgtgcttttcctacagacaggtgcaagtcacttgagcgtatttacatttaactaacctcctcgccaaatcttccgctacattcccatacacatgggctcttggacacttggtaccaggtttccttggggcaggtcagagctgggctggtgccacagctggcgtggttcagcccagatgggaggcaatgtcctcagccaggagctgagacagcaggaccatgtcacagtgaggccactctcccccatcttggaaagctcatggagactggggggactccctgaccactggcagttctcacacattgtgtgcacttttaaaaaatggccaatgggtgagcaggggaactaagggctgtgccccagaacatggccactgggaccccatttctgggtgtctggaagagaaggtgacggggtttacccagggtaggttgtgtctgtccatcctctttgctttctgtgaggaaaggacagggttgcacgatgtggggagagcagtggtggtctgttacctggcagtcagcaaggcattcagcaccatcccccacaatattcttgtgtccaaggaaggATAATAGGATCTGCATtggtgtgtaagtagatgggtaaaaacaatctggatagttgggcttggaaaggtgctatagaaagggagaaacttcccagtcatgaggacagtcaagcactggaagctgtttcccaggagtgcgcATTCACTCTAcccaagtgtccaagatgtttttggataaagccctgagtaatctggtctgaccctgctttgagcaggaggttggtcaagacacctcccgaggTCTCATACAGCCTGAAtaatgctgtccttccttccctttcatgttttcaattgAGGTAGAGCTCTCAGGATCTCTCTGACCACAGAAGtaattcacatgaggtccaGGGCTgttttacaagtgcccccaaacagtcctgaccacatcttgtgcatcccttttcatttgccccaacccagcgtcatctttttttgctgtcgtcatgcccaccttgttgatcctttcagagcaggttgctcaacaggtgtcagcatccgtgtacagagtctgcacatcagccaggcagcaaagccattgttacagaaatggagacgaggctcttgaccagctccttgtctggcttgtctcctgacccatgtggtgcttcgggctgtgaagagaatcaaaaccaactatttgactggggtagtttcatCTGACgtgtcacgcagggcagatgaagggagctcagaactccagtctccgctgcacagttgggacttcagagactggaaatgcaggtgtaAGTGTGTGTCAGTGGACACCACATAAAGATTCTGgattcctttgtgcctttgcagtgagctggcatctgctccttggccttctttggctaaaaatgaaactattctcctatgccacctccacctcacaacaggaaaaaaaaaaaaaaaaaaggagaaaagttatgaaagaaGGATGATTTTGGGGTAATTCTGTCCAAGATGTGTACTCattaaatgattaaaaacaaaaaaaaaagtgagagaaaaagcattgttcTAAGAACATCTTTCAAGACACAACTACTAAGGTGTAGcaactgttttgaaaagcaagaatgactgctaggaatgaaattaaagatctttagttcatcatcatcaccagtgagaataaggagttccctgtTACTGCTATTAGTTGGTAGTACCACTCTtctaaaacatccttgagagcaTCTCTGTTGTCCCTCGGCTACAAAGCTCGGACTGCTCAGAATTTGAAAGGATTGTTTCAAACCTCTgtgacccaaatctctacaGCCATCTCTCCTCaacagtcttttaccccaggaagaggaaaaattccaatgcaggcaccaaacccgTGTCCAATCTGCCgggagagccaggacagttgtgccacacaacagcagcctctgagggaagctggaggtgatgggaattgaaatggtttccacccaaatcacagaataatggcatcatagaatcatttaggctggaaaagacccttaagaacatggagtccaaccgtaaaTCAAACagtgccaagtccaccactgaaccatatccctaagcgccacatctccacatcttttaaatgcctccaggaatggaagctccaatcctgagctggcaggacaccattggctgcagttagacataagatacttgtcatgaCTGTGAATTCAGACCTCACTGGCAGGATGTCTCACAGCCCTcactgaggagggcagggtgttggggagatgggagcACGTTCCAGTTtcccagatcccaggacagagcccaaaccatccttcccttgAACTCTGGCATCCAGTTTCCTGAGACGCAaagctggtgggccttctgtggataatcatgttaaaaggcatgaaaagtccttcaaatgtttttgtaatttatCAAGGAAtgccagtttttaaagaaaaaaaaaaaagtttaacatgctTATATTTACATATCTGTAAAATAGTactctgcatctgtggtagcccctaagtggttcagatgacGGGTGGcctggcaaaagtcaccctgttcctccccaggtgccaTGGACACTGCTCATttgcctctccagagagtggcagaggctgCATTGCATTCTCGGGACAGattccttccaggagagacacagacacaggggtaactcatcaggtcttcatggcatttcactcggcATCTGTTTTTGTGTAATTGGTGATTTCCTGTGACTgccctttctgcacaaatgatcataaaaacACAATCATTTCGTAacacatggtcataaaggggctgttatggacaagaaagctcagCATGGGCTCTGGAgagagcgaggaagtttataataagcaccaggaagaaccaagaagctcaaggcctcttctgaggagcaggagaccCTGAGCGGCCGTGActggccatgtgtaggtgtgggagagggtcagggcatgtcagggagaaacAATGAGATGGCCGATGgctttagtgaacccttacagccatgtctgagccccgaaatggaaagcagttgacgtgtgcaggtggaggaggaataggaggaagattttcctgggaatatggaaggaagaaaggcctctcttgggctaatcgTGTATGGTagtgacatttccatcttgtgggcatggctgtgcctgggagatggggagtggccgctgctgggggtggctgtgctcagtcatggcccatgagctgaccttgctctgctcctctcttacactgcccacacttggatggtcctcaggaaccATCCATGAACCTGGTAGATGCTtgaacatcctggagtgatggggTACAGCTACAAATAGAGggttcaagcaagtttgggactgggacattgaggtgactggtgaccattgccaggtctatgaaagaagctggatgagttgtgaggaactcacaggcatttccaactccacagaaaaccagagccttgcagttaaagcaacagcacctgacataaaacccacccccaaaacacaaaacactgtccacaggcaaagccttgaaaaacatttgagaaaaatttgcAAGGTCCCAGGGGTCAGGTCTCAGCCATTCTGGGtataaacaagcatcaagggctgacatggcaccagagccacctccacattgccctcaccacctgtaaccagtgtctcctagtctttccttcaccagcctccagggacagggacctcgactggttgtttccttcacagctgtgtcagtgatggcccttcgtggggtcccaaacaccctcagaaccttggggtttgcttctgcctttcacttccttagagctttgttcattctttcagtagctgcagttcaggatcacggcaCCAGAGGGCTCACTAATATCTAAAATGCCCTTTCATGGCAATCCTCTCtgcatcattttccaaaaggcttcaagtctggtgtgggtgattagggagatttcaggaacagccaaacagagagcatttccataataaacagcaataaaccagtatttcttctgtttccttccctgctcacccttccctccctttccagaacaggtggtctcagcagtctcctgttcatattgatCTGGAGCGTCTCCTGATGAAGATTgaagatgtcagaaaagtgggtgcctgaatCACCTcgtgagtgaggagacaggccaagacagctcaagaggagtcacactcctctggaccaagaggtgggtgttcctgggaatctcaggtgccacagcacagcgatacttgtgttcagggagctggtgaaatgacccatttccttttctgtaatggtgtctgagtttgctcaagtaacccctgacttgagccccatccactcctgggtgttctccagactcctgccttcaggaacaaagccccaggagaccttgctggtgaagatggaggcaaagaagctgtgaagtacctcagtcctgtctgcttctactcttacaaagttcagcagcaggtccat
This window of the Caloenas nicobarica isolate bCalNic1 chromosome 30, bCalNic1.hap1, whole genome shotgun sequence genome carries:
- the LOC135999903 gene encoding olfactory receptor 14J1-like, with protein sequence MSNSSSITQFLLLAFTDTRELQLLHFWLFLGIYLAALLGNGLIITTAACDQHLHTPMYFFLLNLALLDLGSISTILPKSTANSLWDTRAISYAGCAAQIFFSIFLFTAEYSMLTIMSYDRYVAICKPLHYGTLLGSRACVHMAAAAWATGFLTALLHAVSTFSLPLCKGNALDQFFCEIPQILKLSCSDAYIREVWLLVVSVCLTFGCFVFIVVSYVQIFRAVLRIPSEQGRHKAFSTCLPHLAVVSLFVITTMFVYLKPPSISSPSLDLVVSVLYTVVPPAVNPLIYSMRNQELKDALWKLISYCFLKQ